The Nostoc sp. 'Lobaria pulmonaria (5183) cyanobiont' genome window below encodes:
- a CDS encoding lipid-A-disaccharide synthase-related protein: MPSKRILFISNGHGEDNHTSHVIQTLRQLCPSIEMAAMPIVGEGKAYRSLDIPIIGPTQTMPSGGFFYMKRLYLLKDFQSGLIGLTWRQLQAVLQYAPNCDLIMSTGDFISQTFAYLTKRPFVSFISCLSALYEGRLRLNPLLWHDLNSSRCLAVFTKDSHTAYDLQRQGLTKAQCAGIPALDWLVPTGKDLHLKPDERAIALLPGSRMPEAARNFCLQLQLVVEIAKVMPESGLQFRAALIPDLMAQLDDIAKSQGWQLNQGILTYSPPGSSAEESPLVELRCYSDAFSDILCYSTLVIGMAGLAVEEAVAIGKPIIQIPGEGPQFTYQFAEAQTRLLGISAQTIGTKPATPEILKQAAKRVVETLEDSDYLAKCKENGPERFGPPGASERIARFLLNSLGETE, from the coding sequence ATGCCTTCTAAGCGAATCTTGTTTATCAGTAACGGCCACGGAGAGGACAACCACACCTCTCATGTTATTCAGACCCTGCGCCAATTGTGTCCTTCTATTGAGATGGCGGCAATGCCGATTGTGGGGGAAGGAAAAGCTTACCGCAGCTTGGATATTCCCATTATTGGGCCCACACAAACAATGCCCTCTGGGGGATTCTTTTACATGAAGCGCCTCTACTTGCTCAAAGATTTTCAATCGGGATTGATTGGATTAACCTGGCGACAGTTACAAGCGGTGTTGCAGTATGCTCCCAACTGCGATTTAATTATGTCTACTGGGGATTTTATCTCCCAGACATTTGCTTACTTAACAAAGCGCCCCTTCGTCTCCTTTATCTCTTGTCTTTCTGCCCTCTACGAAGGGCGGTTACGACTCAATCCGCTTCTGTGGCACGACCTTAATTCTTCCAGATGTCTGGCAGTTTTCACCAAGGATTCCCATACGGCTTATGACCTCCAACGGCAAGGTTTAACTAAAGCTCAGTGTGCTGGCATTCCGGCTTTAGATTGGCTCGTCCCTACTGGCAAAGACTTGCACCTGAAACCGGACGAGAGAGCGATCGCTCTCCTACCAGGGTCACGGATGCCTGAAGCTGCGCGAAATTTTTGTTTGCAGTTGCAACTGGTAGTAGAAATCGCCAAGGTGATGCCTGAGTCAGGATTACAATTTCGTGCAGCTTTGATACCGGATTTGATGGCGCAATTAGACGACATTGCTAAAAGTCAAGGTTGGCAACTGAATCAAGGCATACTCACCTATTCTCCCCCAGGAAGTTCTGCTGAGGAATCACCGCTTGTAGAACTGAGATGTTATTCAGATGCCTTCAGTGACATCCTATGTTACTCTACTCTCGTTATTGGTATGGCAGGTTTGGCAGTGGAGGAAGCTGTAGCGATCGGCAAACCTATCATCCAGATTCCCGGAGAGGGCCCTCAATTTACCTATCAATTTGCAGAAGCGCAAACGCGGCTGTTGGGCATTTCTGCCCAAACCATCGGCACTAAGCCAGCAACCCCTGAGATTCTCAAGCAAGCAGCTAAACGAGTAGTTGAAACTTTAGAAGATTCAGACTACCTTGCTAAGTGCAAAGAAAATGGCCCTGAGCGATTTGGCCCACCCGGCGCATCTGAGAGAATTGCCCGCTTTCTACTAAACTCTCTAGGAGAAACTGAGTAG
- a CDS encoding ABC transporter ATP-binding protein, translated as MKVRSSYWQLLPYLWPQWPLLIRGLACILGFVLFTLAVPYLAGQVSFYLGQGNVNQIAYWLGLATLVFLVRGLCQYGQNVFMIAATLNMVLNLRKRVYAHLHKLGLDYFETTQTGDLTYRLTEDIDRVGEIVDKLSHQFISNLLQLIVIPIYMLYLNWPLTLAGLILAPLMAWLIGQFGQRLLVLSRQSQNQVSNLSAMLTEVFSGIRVVQAFGAQEYEVKRFNQEAEINRQAKYRALQLQSIQFPVVGFLEAVSIILLFLLGGWQISQNQLTAQGFISFLAAVALLIQPIDMMISNYNEYKQTEASVERIFDLMAKEPSISEKSNAQAMPRVMGKVEYRHVDFAYNRDQPVLKDLCLDASPGDVIALVGSSGAGKSTLINLLLRFYDPQMGQILVDDIDIRDVTLTSLRHQIGIVPQDVTLFSGTIAENIGYGQEKLDLAAIQEAAKIANAHSFITQFSQGYHTWVGERGVNLSGGQRQRLAIARAVANDPRILILDEATSALDSESEALVQEALERVMQNRTVFIIAHRLSSVRRADCILVIEQGQVVEAGTHTSLLSQEGRYARFYAQQFYSTDE; from the coding sequence ATGAAAGTCCGCTCTAGTTACTGGCAACTGTTGCCTTATCTGTGGCCCCAATGGCCGCTGTTAATTCGGGGATTAGCTTGTATTTTAGGATTTGTGTTATTCACCCTAGCAGTGCCCTATTTAGCAGGTCAGGTCTCTTTTTATCTTGGCCAGGGAAATGTTAACCAGATTGCCTACTGGCTCGGACTAGCCACTTTAGTATTTTTGGTTCGAGGGCTTTGTCAATACGGGCAGAATGTCTTTATGATCGCTGCTACTCTGAACATGGTTTTAAACTTGCGTAAGCGCGTTTATGCTCACCTGCACAAACTTGGATTAGATTACTTTGAAACCACACAGACGGGAGACCTGACTTATCGCCTGACCGAAGATATCGATCGCGTGGGCGAGATCGTGGACAAGTTATCCCATCAGTTTATTTCCAATTTGTTGCAGTTAATTGTGATTCCCATTTACATGCTCTACCTGAATTGGCCGCTCACTCTTGCGGGTTTGATTTTGGCTCCTTTAATGGCTTGGTTAATCGGGCAATTTGGTCAGCGATTACTCGTGCTATCTCGCCAGAGCCAAAATCAGGTTTCCAATTTGTCGGCGATGCTAACTGAAGTATTTAGCGGGATTCGCGTTGTTCAGGCTTTTGGAGCGCAAGAATATGAAGTGAAGCGATTCAATCAAGAAGCAGAAATCAATCGCCAAGCTAAGTATCGCGCTCTACAACTCCAATCCATTCAGTTTCCCGTTGTCGGTTTTTTGGAAGCAGTTAGTATTATACTGCTGTTTTTATTAGGAGGATGGCAGATTTCTCAGAATCAGCTGACAGCTCAAGGGTTTATCAGTTTCTTAGCTGCTGTGGCTTTACTGATTCAGCCAATCGACATGATGATTAGCAATTACAACGAGTACAAACAGACCGAAGCTTCTGTTGAACGCATTTTTGATCTGATGGCGAAGGAACCTAGTATCAGCGAAAAATCGAATGCTCAGGCAATGCCACGAGTTATGGGCAAGGTAGAGTATCGTCATGTCGATTTCGCCTACAATCGCGACCAGCCAGTGCTAAAGGATCTCTGCCTGGACGCTTCTCCTGGTGATGTCATTGCCTTGGTTGGTTCTTCTGGAGCAGGCAAATCGACGTTAATTAATCTTTTACTTCGCTTTTATGACCCTCAGATGGGTCAAATTCTGGTTGATGATATTGATATCCGTGATGTCACACTTACCAGCCTGCGCCATCAAATTGGGATTGTTCCCCAAGATGTTACCCTTTTTTCGGGAACGATCGCTGAAAATATCGGTTACGGTCAGGAAAAATTAGATTTAGCAGCGATTCAAGAAGCAGCAAAGATTGCCAACGCTCACTCTTTTATCACCCAGTTTTCTCAGGGTTATCATACCTGGGTGGGAGAACGTGGAGTTAACCTATCGGGAGGACAACGCCAAAGATTAGCGATCGCCAGAGCAGTTGCCAACGATCCGCGAATTCTCATCTTGGATGAGGCCACCTCTGCCTTAGATTCTGAATCAGAAGCACTAGTTCAAGAAGCACTGGAACGAGTGATGCAAAACCGTACCGTGTTTATTATCGCCCATCGCTTGAGCAGCGTTCGTCGGGCTGACTGCATTCTCGTAATCGAACAAGGACAGGTGGTTGAAGCTGGTACTCACACCTCCCTCCTGTCTCAGGAAGGACGGTATGCCCGTTTTTACGCCCAACAGTTTTACTCTACAGATGAGTAG
- a CDS encoding NupC/NupG family nucleoside CNT transporter gives MERAISALGILIFIGISYAFSVNRRAVRWRIVAWGLGLEFVFALVILKTPWGLTVFKSLGDFVSQFLAFSDVGAKFVFGENFKDHFFAFQVLPTIIFFSAFISVLYYYGILQRVVNVMAWVMMKTMKTSGSESLSCAGNIFLGPTESALMVKPYIANMTQSELHALMTGGFATIAGGVLGAYLSFGIPAEHLIAAFFMTAPTSLVVSKLLYPETEVSETAGKAKADVETNYVNVIDAATTGAIDGVKLAVNVGVMIIAFLGLLAALNALLGWLGSFVGLQQLSLQWILSFIMAPVAWLMGVPWADCRQVGALLGTKTILNEFIAFLDLKALIESGKISQRAVIITTYALCNFANIGSIGITIGGITGIAPNRQHDLARMGVRSMIGGLLAGFITACIAGILI, from the coding sequence ATGGAACGCGCCATTTCTGCGTTGGGAATTTTAATTTTTATCGGTATATCCTACGCCTTCTCTGTTAACCGTCGTGCGGTGCGTTGGCGAATAGTGGCGTGGGGTTTAGGATTGGAATTTGTGTTTGCACTAGTGATTCTTAAAACTCCTTGGGGTTTAACTGTGTTTAAATCTCTGGGAGATTTTGTCAGCCAATTTCTAGCATTTTCTGATGTAGGTGCAAAATTTGTCTTTGGAGAAAATTTTAAGGATCATTTCTTTGCTTTCCAAGTGCTACCGACAATTATTTTTTTCTCTGCCTTCATTAGCGTCTTGTATTACTACGGCATTTTACAGCGAGTCGTAAACGTGATGGCGTGGGTAATGATGAAAACGATGAAAACATCGGGTTCTGAATCTTTATCTTGTGCAGGTAACATCTTTTTGGGGCCAACAGAGTCGGCGCTGATGGTTAAACCTTACATAGCGAATATGACGCAATCAGAACTTCATGCCTTGATGACAGGTGGTTTTGCCACAATTGCCGGTGGAGTACTAGGGGCATATCTTTCCTTTGGCATCCCAGCAGAACACCTGATTGCTGCTTTCTTTATGACTGCTCCGACATCGTTGGTGGTATCAAAATTACTTTACCCAGAAACAGAAGTATCAGAGACGGCTGGTAAAGCAAAAGCAGATGTAGAAACCAATTATGTAAATGTAATTGATGCTGCTACTACCGGAGCAATTGACGGTGTGAAGCTAGCAGTTAATGTTGGGGTAATGATTATCGCCTTTTTAGGATTATTAGCTGCCCTGAATGCACTTTTGGGATGGTTGGGGTCATTTGTGGGCTTACAGCAACTCTCATTGCAGTGGATTTTGTCTTTTATCATGGCTCCCGTGGCGTGGCTAATGGGCGTACCTTGGGCTGATTGTCGGCAAGTTGGGGCTTTATTGGGTACAAAAACAATTTTGAATGAGTTTATTGCTTTTTTGGATTTGAAGGCACTAATTGAGAGTGGAAAAATTTCTCAGCGTGCAGTAATTATTACAACTTATGCATTATGTAACTTTGCAAATATAGGTTCAATTGGCATTACCATTGGCGGCATTACTGGCATAGCACCTAATCGCCAGCATGACTTAGCTCGTATGGGTGTAAGGTCAATGATTGGCGGATTGTTAGCGGGTTTTATCACCGCTTGTATTGCTGGGATATTGATTTGA
- a CDS encoding cysteine hydrolase family protein yields MNLPLRTLGVAPNAWTVNDAIADITRPQKTPQPVILSTETKTLRLDLAKTAILVIDMQNDFCHPDGWLAHIGVDVTPARQPIEPLNNLLPELREVGVPVIWVNWGNRPDLLNISASSRHVYNPTGEGVGLGDPLPSNGARVLMAGSWAAAVVDELEQIPEDIRVDKYRMSGFWDTPLDSILRNLGRTTLFFAGVNADQCVLATLCDANFLGYDCVLVKDCAATTSPEYCWLATLYNVKQCFGFVTDSQGILTALQNGEE; encoded by the coding sequence ATGAATTTACCATTACGGACATTGGGAGTTGCACCAAATGCGTGGACAGTGAATGATGCGATCGCAGATATCACTCGTCCTCAAAAGACCCCACAACCCGTTATCTTATCAACAGAAACTAAAACCCTGCGCCTAGACTTGGCAAAAACTGCTATCCTCGTCATTGATATGCAAAACGACTTCTGTCACCCTGATGGCTGGTTAGCGCATATCGGTGTAGATGTAACTCCAGCGCGTCAGCCTATTGAACCTTTGAACAACTTACTTCCCGAACTGCGTGAGGTTGGTGTTCCAGTTATTTGGGTAAATTGGGGGAATCGTCCTGACTTGCTCAATATTAGTGCTAGTTCGCGCCACGTCTATAATCCCACAGGGGAAGGTGTGGGATTGGGCGATCCACTACCAAGCAATGGTGCTAGAGTACTCATGGCAGGTAGTTGGGCTGCGGCAGTAGTAGACGAACTAGAACAGATACCCGAAGATATTCGTGTGGATAAATACCGCATGAGTGGGTTTTGGGATACACCTTTAGATAGTATCTTGCGGAATTTGGGAAGGACAACATTATTTTTTGCTGGTGTAAATGCCGATCAATGTGTGCTAGCTACCTTATGTGATGCCAACTTCTTAGGATATGACTGCGTGTTGGTTAAAGATTGCGCCGCTACCACTTCTCCTGAATATTGTTGGCTGGCGACATTGTATAATGTCAAA